In a genomic window of Roseiflexus castenholzii DSM 13941:
- a CDS encoding rod shape-determining protein — protein MGFNPLNSFFGALSRDLGIDLGTANTLVHVRGKGIVISEPSVVAIDKKTKEVKAVGAEAKAMVGKTPANIIAVRPLKDGVIADFEVVEKMLKYFISKAHDRSLGIVSPRPRVVVGVPSGVTQVEMRAARDAALNASAREAYVVEEPMAAAIGAGLPVDEPVGSMIVDIGGGTTEVAVISLGGIVINHSIRTAGDEIDEAIIQFARREYNLLIGERMAEKVKIAAGSAYPLDEEIRVVLRGRDLLTGLPKAVEISSVELREGIAGPVNAIVAEVRAALEETPPELVADIMEHGIVLAGGGALLHGLDRRIAAETKMPVHVAEDPLSCVARGAGKMVEEFENPVYRDILTSAQRTRRVRY, from the coding sequence GTGGGGTTCAACCCGCTTAACTCGTTTTTTGGCGCACTCAGTCGCGATCTTGGCATCGATCTCGGCACTGCCAATACCCTGGTTCACGTGCGTGGCAAAGGGATCGTCATTAGCGAGCCATCAGTTGTTGCCATCGACAAGAAAACCAAGGAGGTCAAAGCCGTCGGCGCAGAAGCCAAGGCGATGGTTGGCAAAACACCCGCCAACATTATCGCGGTGCGCCCGCTGAAGGACGGGGTCATCGCCGATTTCGAGGTCGTCGAAAAGATGCTGAAATACTTTATCAGCAAAGCGCACGACCGATCACTCGGTATTGTGTCGCCGCGTCCTCGGGTCGTTGTTGGTGTGCCGTCGGGTGTGACGCAGGTCGAAATGCGCGCGGCGCGTGATGCGGCGCTCAATGCCAGTGCGCGCGAGGCGTATGTTGTGGAAGAGCCGATGGCGGCGGCCATTGGTGCGGGCTTGCCGGTCGATGAGCCGGTCGGCTCGATGATTGTCGATATTGGCGGCGGTACCACGGAAGTTGCCGTGATTTCGCTCGGCGGGATTGTGATCAATCACTCGATCCGCACCGCTGGCGATGAGATCGACGAGGCGATCATCCAGTTCGCCCGCCGTGAATACAATCTGCTGATCGGCGAGCGTATGGCGGAAAAGGTCAAAATCGCCGCCGGAAGCGCCTATCCGCTCGATGAAGAGATTCGGGTCGTGCTGCGCGGGCGCGACTTGCTGACCGGTTTGCCGAAAGCAGTGGAGATCTCCAGCGTCGAACTGCGTGAGGGCATTGCCGGTCCGGTCAATGCGATTGTCGCTGAGGTGCGCGCTGCGTTGGAAGAGACGCCGCCTGAACTGGTGGCGGATATTATGGAGCACGGGATTGTGCTCGCCGGCGGTGGCGCGTTGCTGCACGGTCTCGACCGGCGGATCGCTGCGGAAACGAAGATGCCGGTGCACGTTGCGGAGGACCCGCTCTCGTGTGTGGCGCGGGGCGCGGGGAAAATGGTCGAGGAGTTCGAAAATCCGGTGTATCGCGATATCCTGACCAGTGCGCAACGTACCCGTCGCGTCCGTTATTGA
- the mreC gene encoding rod shape-determining protein MreC: MLRDRSYRLAHPARRSPLLVILLVLAAAALLAADQAGLLGPLRTHAQTFISPVLGRLQGVGDWMSAIPRQLKSDPALRAENEALRAEIADLKARLIEADALKFENARLREQVRIEQAYPWQLLGADVLALTPDSGRRLVLIAAGADQGVQPGMAVIAREGSNPPALIGVVEAVGPRTAAVLLMTDYSSALSAQVYHENDVVRGVVQGQWQRGSRLLLHSVARDAPLAAGNTVVTAGLSAELDIDLPRASVPPNVPIGIIETVQETGRERIASVRPFVDPDRVRYAWVVLANDESKK; the protein is encoded by the coding sequence ATGCTGCGCGATCGTTCCTATCGCCTGGCCCATCCGGCGCGGCGCTCACCATTGCTGGTGATTCTGCTCGTGCTTGCGGCAGCGGCGCTCCTGGCCGCCGATCAGGCAGGGTTGCTCGGTCCACTGCGCACCCACGCGCAGACGTTCATCAGCCCGGTGTTGGGCAGGTTGCAGGGAGTTGGTGATTGGATGAGCGCCATCCCCCGGCAACTGAAGAGCGATCCGGCGCTTCGGGCGGAAAATGAGGCGCTGCGCGCCGAGATCGCCGATCTCAAGGCGCGTCTGATCGAAGCGGATGCGCTCAAGTTCGAGAATGCGCGGCTGCGCGAGCAGGTGCGTATCGAACAGGCGTATCCCTGGCAGTTGCTGGGAGCCGATGTGTTGGCGCTCACTCCCGACTCCGGCAGACGCCTGGTGCTGATTGCCGCCGGCGCCGATCAGGGAGTGCAGCCGGGAATGGCGGTGATCGCGCGCGAAGGAAGTAATCCGCCTGCCTTGATCGGTGTTGTCGAAGCCGTTGGACCGCGAACCGCTGCTGTGCTGCTGATGACCGACTATAGTAGCGCATTGAGCGCGCAGGTGTATCACGAAAACGATGTGGTGCGCGGTGTGGTGCAGGGGCAGTGGCAACGCGGATCACGTCTGCTGCTGCACTCGGTTGCGCGTGATGCGCCGCTGGCTGCTGGCAATACCGTGGTGACGGCTGGACTCTCGGCGGAGTTGGACATCGATCTGCCGCGCGCTTCCGTGCCGCCCAATGTGCCGATCGGGATCATCGAAACGGTGCAGGAAACCGGGCGCGAGCGGATTGCCAGCGTGCGCCCGTTTGTCGATCCGGATCGGGTGCGCTACGCATGGGTCGTTCTCGCCAACGACGAATCGAAGAAGTGA
- a CDS encoding penicillin-binding transpeptidase domain-containing protein yields the protein MNISRLAGLQIIALLIFAILVGRLYQLQLVEAQAEQFRYTTAVRVMRYLPMRPLRGEVFASDGKTLLAQTVPIYTVAVRPADLPADPVARAQVFAHLSQTIGITSTLIVSPAAALDRDPVLRSDLNQGLGAEAVARAQRVEPPLTASFAVTPDRRAALDEFATRYHRLVQIEASPEALDDAPAPGPSPLTVTLTISPASALQFNLALREDLTGAVGEQAVTALGSPVSWLRIEASPSSTLHALRLSTAYSDVLTLENPVAAMVERANIPGYQTLTIREDIPHTVALALIENAAALPGVVIEQDYRRRYPLSAETPSLSYILGYIGRVNQCELVRQNPARSWMSGLLDSIGNSIECGIIQKQINPYELGLPRYLPDDRIGKFGVEASYEEELRGQLGMQEVLVDALGRPVRPPQTIKAPRDGHNLVLTIDAQLQRQTEIILRNWIDESERRRQTMPDRFAYKRNYDPIRSGVAIVVEVKTGRILAMVNWPAYDNNIWDPARSAELQEFFFPSDPEKQKELARLSLQTNRAISGQYPPGSTLKQFDAAIALQRGVITEHTTIRDPGRLLVEDQYVPGVVYQYVNASSRDNGKIDVRQALKVSSNIFFMSVAGGNRENVINLKPEEQIIEKGLGISALAEGLGWFGFGEPTGVRLRGEEAGRVPTPAWKQRVLRSAWTTGDTYNAAIGQGNLEVTPLQLVMASAAIANDGLLYRPQIVRAITDSSGNIIREIQPELIRRVPIDPKHLQVVREGMRLSVTEGPNIAARDQCSGLSIAGKTGTAEFGPLMTIPAPDGRGTREVRQSHAWFVGFAPYDNPEIEVLVLVEGAGDMNDGSATIAVPAVTQIMQAYFGITPPDPLPRGCQQDMPPLPPRFSAPSATPVTGPQPNGQRR from the coding sequence ATGAATATCAGTCGCCTGGCAGGTCTTCAAATAATCGCTCTTCTCATCTTTGCCATCCTCGTCGGGCGGCTCTATCAGTTGCAACTGGTCGAGGCGCAGGCGGAGCAGTTCCGTTATACGACGGCAGTGCGCGTTATGCGCTATCTGCCGATGCGCCCGCTGCGCGGCGAGGTGTTCGCCAGCGATGGGAAAACATTGCTGGCGCAAACGGTTCCGATCTATACCGTCGCGGTCCGTCCTGCCGATCTGCCCGCCGATCCTGTGGCGCGCGCGCAAGTCTTTGCGCACCTCAGTCAGACGATCGGTATCACCAGCACCCTGATCGTTTCCCCCGCTGCCGCGCTTGATCGCGACCCGGTGTTGCGCAGCGATCTAAACCAGGGTCTTGGCGCCGAAGCCGTCGCGCGCGCGCAGCGCGTCGAACCGCCGCTGACGGCATCGTTTGCTGTGACTCCCGACCGGCGCGCGGCGCTCGACGAATTTGCAACCCGCTATCATCGCCTGGTTCAGATCGAAGCGTCGCCGGAAGCGCTCGATGATGCGCCGGCGCCGGGACCATCCCCGCTCACGGTGACACTGACGATTTCGCCAGCATCGGCGCTGCAATTTAATCTGGCTTTGCGTGAAGACCTTACCGGAGCCGTTGGCGAACAGGCGGTTACGGCGCTTGGATCGCCGGTGTCGTGGCTGCGTATCGAAGCATCTCCTTCCTCGACCCTTCACGCGCTCCGTTTGTCCACAGCGTATAGCGATGTACTGACCCTGGAAAATCCGGTTGCGGCAATGGTCGAACGCGCGAATATTCCAGGCTACCAGACCCTGACGATTCGTGAGGATATTCCGCATACCGTTGCGCTGGCGCTGATCGAAAACGCTGCCGCGCTGCCGGGGGTTGTTATTGAGCAGGATTATCGCCGACGGTATCCGCTGAGCGCCGAAACGCCGTCACTGTCGTACATTTTGGGATATATCGGTCGTGTGAATCAGTGTGAACTGGTGCGCCAGAATCCAGCGCGCTCGTGGATGAGCGGGTTGCTCGATTCGATTGGCAATTCAATCGAGTGCGGCATCATTCAAAAGCAGATCAACCCCTATGAATTGGGGTTGCCGCGCTATCTCCCCGATGATCGCATCGGCAAATTCGGCGTCGAAGCCAGTTATGAAGAAGAGTTGCGCGGACAACTCGGCATGCAGGAAGTGCTGGTCGATGCGCTTGGTCGTCCGGTGCGTCCGCCGCAGACGATCAAAGCGCCGCGCGATGGGCATAACCTGGTGTTGACCATCGATGCGCAATTGCAGCGCCAGACGGAGATCATCCTGCGCAATTGGATCGATGAAAGTGAGCGGCGGCGGCAGACAATGCCGGATCGCTTCGCCTATAAGCGCAATTACGATCCGATCCGCAGCGGCGTGGCGATTGTCGTCGAAGTAAAGACCGGGCGTATCCTGGCGATGGTCAACTGGCCCGCCTACGACAACAATATCTGGGACCCGGCGCGCAGCGCCGAACTTCAGGAGTTCTTCTTCCCCAGCGATCCAGAGAAGCAGAAAGAACTGGCGCGCCTGTCGCTGCAAACGAACCGCGCGATCAGTGGCCAGTACCCGCCCGGTTCGACCCTCAAGCAGTTCGATGCCGCCATCGCACTCCAACGTGGGGTGATCACCGAGCATACCACCATCCGCGACCCCGGAAGGTTACTGGTGGAAGACCAGTATGTGCCCGGCGTCGTCTACCAGTATGTCAACGCCTCATCGCGCGACAACGGCAAGATCGATGTTCGTCAGGCGCTGAAGGTGTCGTCGAACATTTTCTTTATGTCGGTTGCGGGTGGCAACCGCGAGAATGTGATTAACCTGAAACCGGAAGAACAGATCATTGAGAAAGGATTGGGGATCTCGGCGCTGGCGGAAGGTCTCGGTTGGTTCGGCTTTGGCGAGCCGACCGGCGTGCGCTTGCGGGGTGAGGAGGCAGGGCGTGTGCCGACCCCTGCCTGGAAGCAGCGGGTGCTGCGTTCGGCGTGGACAACGGGTGATACCTATAATGCGGCCATTGGGCAGGGCAATCTGGAGGTGACCCCGCTGCAACTGGTGATGGCGTCGGCTGCGATTGCGAACGATGGGCTGCTCTACCGTCCGCAGATTGTTCGCGCGATTACCGATTCCAGCGGCAATATCATCCGCGAGATTCAGCCGGAGTTGATCCGCCGTGTGCCCATCGACCCAAAGCACCTTCAGGTCGTGCGCGAAGGGATGCGCCTCTCGGTTACGGAAGGACCAAACATTGCCGCGCGCGATCAGTGTTCCGGGTTGAGTATCGCCGGTAAGACCGGCACCGCTGAATTCGGTCCACTGATGACCATACCTGCTCCCGATGGCAGAGGAACGCGCGAGGTGCGTCAAAGCCACGCCTGGTTTGTTGGTTTTGCTCCTTACGACAATCCTGAGATCGAAGTGCTGGTGTTGGTCGAGGGGGCGGGCGATATGAACGACGGTTCAGCCACAATCGCCGTGCCGGCGGTGACGCAGATCATGCAGGCGTATTTCGGCATCACGCCTCCCGACCCCCTGCCGCGCGGCTGCCAGCAGGATATGCCGCCGCTCCCGCCGCGTTTCAGTGCGCCATCCGCCACTCCTGTCACCGGACCGCAACCGAATGGGCAAAGGCGCTAG
- a CDS encoding type II toxin-antitoxin system VapC family toxin: MSQPIRASLLDTDILSAVMRQHPVALARARAYLGVHHRLTFSMLTRYEILRGLYAKHATAQLVAFDRLCSVSAILPLTDAIVVRAAAIYADLHQRGALIGDADILIAATGLEHGLVVVTNNASHYQRC; encoded by the coding sequence ATGAGCCAACCGATACGCGCGTCCCTGCTCGATACCGACATTCTCTCGGCAGTGATGCGCCAGCACCCCGTTGCGTTGGCGAGGGCCCGTGCGTATCTGGGGGTGCATCACCGCCTGACGTTCTCCATGCTTACCCGTTACGAAATCCTCCGTGGCTTATACGCGAAGCACGCGACCGCCCAACTGGTCGCCTTTGATCGGCTCTGTAGCGTCAGCGCCATTCTGCCGCTCACGGATGCAATCGTGGTGCGCGCCGCCGCCATCTATGCCGATCTGCATCAGCGGGGCGCCTTAATCGGGGATGCTGACATCCTGATCGCGGCAACTGGTCTCGAACACGGGCTGGTGGTGGTCACCAACAACGCGAGTCACTATCAGCGGTGCTGA
- a CDS encoding IS701 family transposase, which yields MRNLPRAIIPVLRKFELLFSERVWEWAKILLIGAILAPGKRTVTSALRVMGLSDDAQFQNYHRVLNRAVWSPYAASRILLRLLVDAFVPSDTAIVLGLDDHIERRRGAKIKAKGIYRDPVRSSRSFFVKTSGLRWLCLMLLAPIPWAQRVWALPFLTVLAPSERCHQELGKRHKQLTDWARQIIFQVRQWLPERVLVVVADSSYAALELLAACQGLPNPVTVVTRLRLDAALYDTAYVHPAGRPGRPRKKGARQPTLEQRLSDPTTDWQHTSVRWYGGTTRTVRLASATAVWYHSGLPPVSIRWVLITDPDGKFEAQALLSTNPAATPKEIVEWFVMRWQVEVTFEEARAHLGIETQRQWSDLAILRTTPVLLGLFSLVTLFAHHLLQAGELPVRQAAWYTKALPTFSDTLAFVRKQLWPVTISWMSPAEADMVKIPKSLLVRLTDALAYAA from the coding sequence ATGCGCAACCTGCCACGAGCGATTATACCGGTCCTCCGCAAGTTCGAGTTGCTGTTTAGCGAGCGTGTATGGGAATGGGCGAAGATACTGCTCATCGGCGCCATCCTAGCCCCCGGCAAGCGCACGGTCACTTCGGCGCTGCGGGTGATGGGGCTGAGCGACGATGCGCAATTCCAGAACTACCATCGCGTCCTCAACCGCGCCGTCTGGTCGCCCTACGCCGCCAGCCGCATCCTGCTGCGCCTGCTCGTCGACGCCTTCGTTCCGTCCGATACGGCTATCGTGCTCGGCCTCGACGACCATATCGAGCGCCGGCGCGGGGCCAAGATCAAGGCCAAGGGGATCTACCGCGACCCTGTCCGCTCGTCGCGCTCGTTCTTCGTCAAGACCAGCGGCCTGCGCTGGTTGTGTCTGATGCTGCTCGCCCCCATCCCTTGGGCCCAGCGTGTTTGGGCCTTGCCCTTTCTGACCGTCCTGGCGCCCTCCGAGCGCTGCCATCAGGAGCTCGGCAAGCGCCACAAACAGCTCACCGACTGGGCGCGTCAGATCATCTTCCAAGTCCGTCAGTGGCTGCCCGAGCGCGTGCTGGTCGTTGTGGCCGACAGCAGCTACGCCGCGCTCGAACTGCTTGCCGCCTGCCAGGGCTTGCCCAACCCCGTTACCGTGGTCACGCGCTTGCGCTTGGATGCGGCCTTGTACGACACGGCGTACGTGCACCCAGCAGGGCGACCCGGTCGGCCGCGCAAGAAAGGCGCACGGCAGCCGACCCTGGAGCAGCGGCTCAGCGACCCGACCACAGACTGGCAGCACACGAGCGTGCGTTGGTATGGCGGAACGACGCGAACGGTGCGGCTGGCATCGGCAACGGCGGTCTGGTATCACAGTGGCTTGCCGCCGGTGAGCATTCGCTGGGTGCTCATTACCGACCCCGATGGGAAGTTTGAGGCCCAGGCGCTGCTGAGCACGAACCCGGCGGCTACCCCCAAGGAGATTGTGGAGTGGTTCGTGATGCGCTGGCAGGTGGAGGTCACGTTCGAGGAAGCGCGAGCACACTTGGGCATCGAGACCCAGCGCCAGTGGTCGGACCTGGCGATCCTGCGTACGACACCGGTGCTGTTGGGGTTGTTCTCGCTCGTGACGCTGTTCGCCCATCACCTACTCCAAGCAGGCGAGTTGCCCGTGAGGCAGGCGGCCTGGTACACCAAGGCGCTGCCGACCTTCAGCGACACACTGGCCTTCGTCCGCAAGCAGCTCTGGCCGGTCACCATTTCTTGGATGTCGCCTGCGGAAGCCGACATGGTCAAAATCCCGAAGTCGTTACTTGTTCGCCTGACTGATGCGCTCGCCTATGCTGCGTGA
- a CDS encoding glycosyltransferase family 39 protein, with product MVQHLVDRSIRMVFAHLRRNRLIAAAIFTALLLLYLPTLTRVHTFDALSYVTSVERKPWTELFHPHHLAYGPLGSLMLTLSRALGYDNGAALPMQLVNAVAGALGAALFYLTVCAATGRDDVALPATLLLGVAYAYWYYAIEIEVYTLATFFLIVCLALMTRPTPWTARRCLALGIAQGGAVLFHQTNVLLCAPIVLSALSDLRTAWKPGSARAAVGRWSGYAVALALIVAMPYLYAMLVVSNFRAPAEMLAWLTEYARTGWWGGPLTVATIADLGAGLSDTLAQPGGGWFYLALGGVVAWAWGRHSQIPTGEQDDAQGNRVALTPLIAWLATYGAFFAWWEPDNIEFWIASLPPACLVFAAALARARWWSAPVWTSLAIVGVIAWGNYGSIVRRGDPSTDLQRLIARELAARSTPADLLIVPDGLQELYLPYYERRENFLSLNQALFDSGGSWDDACATIRSRIATAQRAGAAVLIADEALHPPPRVLNRHGIAQAQVDGCFAPYHATLVDLALAEPLPSYRRLPSATETALAGGWVFERDAMGWQAFNVAGERLDGGWRFRPGIDPALLSPLLNLDAREVTAIEIRMANGTRARDAQLFYAGIDGALTEEYSVRWQLAETAEAVTYVIDLREASGWHGIITRLRFDPVGMGDDGEIRVEWVRLRLATPSGKQALASVGRLSSTLSICAAHAA from the coding sequence ATGGTGCAACATCTGGTTGATCGCTCTATCCGCATGGTTTTCGCTCATCTACGCCGCAACCGCCTGATAGCCGCCGCAATCTTCACCGCGCTGCTGCTCCTCTACCTGCCGACTCTCACGCGGGTGCATACGTTCGATGCGTTGTCGTATGTGACGAGCGTCGAACGCAAGCCATGGACGGAGTTGTTCCACCCGCACCATCTGGCGTATGGTCCGCTCGGTTCGTTGATGCTGACGTTGAGCCGCGCCCTGGGATACGATAACGGCGCCGCGTTGCCGATGCAACTGGTGAATGCTGTTGCAGGAGCGTTGGGAGCGGCGCTCTTCTATCTGACCGTATGCGCGGCAACCGGACGCGATGATGTGGCGCTGCCGGCGACGTTGTTGTTGGGTGTGGCGTATGCCTACTGGTACTACGCTATCGAGATCGAGGTCTATACGCTTGCGACGTTCTTTCTGATCGTCTGTCTGGCGTTGATGACCCGCCCAACACCCTGGACGGCGCGCCGCTGCCTGGCGTTGGGTATTGCACAGGGTGGCGCGGTGCTGTTCCATCAGACGAATGTGTTGCTCTGTGCGCCGATTGTATTGAGCGCCCTGTCCGACCTGCGCACTGCCTGGAAACCTGGCAGTGCGCGCGCGGCCGTCGGTCGCTGGAGCGGGTATGCAGTCGCGCTGGCATTGATCGTGGCGATGCCCTACCTCTACGCCATGCTGGTCGTCAGCAATTTTCGCGCGCCTGCGGAGATGCTGGCATGGCTCACGGAGTATGCGCGCACCGGATGGTGGGGCGGTCCGCTGACGGTTGCAACGATTGCCGATCTCGGCGCCGGTCTGAGCGACACGCTGGCGCAACCAGGGGGCGGCTGGTTCTACCTGGCGCTCGGCGGGGTCGTGGCGTGGGCGTGGGGCAGGCATTCCCAAATCCCGACCGGCGAGCAGGATGATGCACAGGGAAACCGGGTCGCGCTCACGCCGCTGATCGCCTGGCTCGCAACGTATGGCGCATTTTTCGCCTGGTGGGAACCGGATAATATCGAGTTCTGGATCGCCAGTCTGCCGCCGGCATGCCTGGTGTTTGCCGCAGCGCTCGCGCGGGCGCGCTGGTGGAGCGCACCGGTCTGGACATCCCTGGCAATTGTTGGAGTCATTGCGTGGGGCAATTATGGTTCTATCGTCCGGCGTGGCGATCCGTCAACTGACCTGCAACGCCTGATTGCGCGTGAACTGGCAGCGCGCAGCACACCGGCCGATCTGTTGATTGTTCCTGATGGATTGCAGGAACTCTACCTGCCCTACTATGAGCGCCGCGAGAACTTTCTGTCGCTCAACCAGGCGCTGTTCGACAGCGGCGGATCATGGGATGACGCCTGTGCGACGATCCGCAGCCGGATTGCCACGGCGCAACGCGCCGGCGCGGCGGTGCTGATCGCCGATGAAGCGCTCCATCCGCCGCCACGGGTGCTGAACCGCCACGGCATCGCGCAAGCGCAGGTGGATGGATGCTTTGCGCCATATCACGCAACGCTGGTCGATCTTGCGTTGGCCGAACCGCTTCCCTCCTACCGGCGGCTGCCTTCCGCAACTGAAACGGCGCTGGCGGGCGGATGGGTCTTCGAGCGCGATGCGATGGGCTGGCAGGCGTTTAACGTCGCGGGTGAACGTCTTGATGGGGGATGGCGCTTCCGTCCCGGCATCGACCCGGCGCTGCTCAGTCCGCTCTTGAACCTCGATGCGCGCGAGGTGACTGCCATCGAGATTCGGATGGCGAACGGCACGCGCGCCCGCGACGCGCAACTCTTCTATGCCGGAATCGATGGCGCGTTGACCGAGGAATATTCCGTGCGCTGGCAACTGGCAGAGACAGCCGAAGCCGTAACCTACGTCATCGATCTCCGGGAAGCGTCGGGATGGCACGGCATAATCACCCGCCTGCGGTTCGATCCGGTTGGGATGGGTGACGACGGCGAGATTCGCGTCGAATGGGTGCGTCTGCGCCTGGCGACGCCATCGGGGAAGCAGGCGCTCGCCAGTGTCGGTCGCCTAAGCTCGACTTTATCCATCTGTGCCGCTCACGCAGCATAG
- a CDS encoding DUF192 domain-containing protein, translated as MSTPSVASLTVIENLTRGTVIADRAEVARSLLARGRGLMGRTNLPAGYGLILVPESSIHMFFMRIPIDVLFVDRQHRVIGVREALPPWHPFAGVAPWRGHYVVELPVGAIRASGTEVGDKLRVTPGI; from the coding sequence ATGAGCACGCCATCGGTTGCATCGCTCACCGTGATCGAGAATCTCACCCGTGGCACGGTGATTGCCGACCGCGCTGAGGTGGCGCGGTCGCTGCTCGCGCGTGGACGCGGGTTGATGGGACGCACCAACCTGCCCGCCGGATATGGTCTGATCCTGGTCCCTGAGTCGAGCATCCACATGTTCTTTATGCGTATTCCGATCGATGTGCTGTTCGTGGACCGGCAGCACCGCGTGATCGGTGTGCGTGAGGCGTTGCCGCCGTGGCATCCGTTCGCCGGCGTGGCGCCCTGGCGCGGGCACTATGTCGTCGAACTGCCCGTCGGCGCTATCCGCGCCAGCGGCACTGAAGTGGGTGATAAACTGCGGGTGACGCCGGGTATTTAG